The genomic DNA CTTTTGGATGTCTTTGTTGCAATCTAtcatttgaatgagtgtttgttGTTTGTATGTTGTTCTACATGTGTAGAAGTCatttcctgattttttttttttctaattaaattccactccaagatatttttctaattgcatgctgatggttttatactttacttgaatttgttatttatttttggagtcacTTGACTTATCTTGGCTCAATTTTGGCATTGGTACTACCTATTAGACATAatgaatatgttatataatttatacttgtcctaaccactctagcatttttggaggaatcttataaattatgcatgctattcAGGTACGCTCTTTATTACTTTTcggaattttatgaacatgcatgttgttgtgagtcatatttatgtttgattccatccTTGGGTGCCTAGATGTCTATTCAATTTGCTATGATAAAATACATGTCATGTGCTATATTTCTATGCTAACTTTAATGTCTTATGACAACGCTTGAGAGGCAGTCCATATACACATCCAAACCTTCCTTTGcgattgtgatttgatttcttttttggcatgctagttttgaaatcaccttagcctaactaggtaccttcaatcaattgattaattgtcattTCTCCCTTGACTTAGCTAATAGAGACCGctttagggcttaaaggggtgctacctcttagagataccttcctaataggtaacctgatccccggactaagactcaggtttttcaaagcttgcttttccaaaactatggagtcacttctttagggttttctttcttgttttattttctattttaaaataaaataaaataagtggcgactccaacttttccaaaactattttttttttcaccaataaaaatgagtcttgcccattgagtggggatgcacgtgaaaaaCGCAGGTCCACACTAaaatactaacctttaggtttgaatgttcccaaatcttgaatccaagtgttgaagaatcAAATTAATGTCATCGAAAGTCTTTTAGACCCATGATCTTCCACCTGATGACTCTttcttgatcttggcacacttccatTGGGAAGAAAGAGGGTAaaggctatgactctctttttctctagaggtggaagacaaaTCTATggaaaagttatggaaaccctaatccctaagggggtatttaaAGGGTTCTCCAATGGGCTTAGGTGACTTGAGCCAACTAAGGGCTTAGGTCACTAAATCTAGTCTaaaatgggttataattgattaattaactcgATAGGCTTAACTAATTAGTCAATTAGCCCAATATATAGACCTTGTTCATTTAACTTTATGTAATCttatgtaattatcaaaatacccttatgtATAAACATGAACCTAGAGTTAATTCAACCCTTATAAACCAtgctaacaaggtatatgagcttgagtggggaccattaagacccataggagtattggctctcTCATAAAGTCGATGATTAGAAGGaagaccaaaaaagaaaagaattcatTTAGGTGGAGAGGTTAAACGCACAAGATGTTGTGGTAGATGTGGTGATTATGGGCATAATAGAAAAACATGCAAACAACTAATCCCATTACATCATAGAAATGAACATAGTTGTGTCAATATTGTTGAGAGCAATATCAACAACTAAGAATTCACTTTACAACCAGTTCATCAGTCACTTTAATAATGTTaccatagatttttattttattttggcatgATTTAGTCATGTATCtacaccttttttttaataggggCATGATAGATTGAAAGTTTTCTATATAtgcttaaaacaatttttttgaatgatggattgaaattttaagttaatattttagttttatcatataaattaattggttaaatttaattatgattagGTTGACAGTCATTGCATTAACTTGAACTTAACTAtagttgagttgcattaacaaaaaaCTTAACTATAGTTAAGTTCATAGTTAGAATTTTCAACTAAACTTAACAATggttgagttgcattaacaaagaacttaactGTGGTTAAGTTCACAGTCATAATCTTCACCTAAGCTTAATAGTGGTTGAGTTACATTAACAGAGAACTTAATAGTGGTTAAGTTCACAGTTGGAATCTTCACCTGAACTTAACAATggttgagttgcattaacaaagaacttaactGTGGTTAAGTTCACAGTCATAATCTTCACCTAAGCTTAATAGTGGTTGAGTTACATTAACAGAGAACTTAATAGTGGTTAAGTTCACAGTTGGAATCTTCACCTGAACTTAACAATggttgagttgcattaacaaagaacttaattATAGTTAAGTTCATAGTAAGATTTTTTACCTAAACTTAACAATtgttgagttgcattaacaaataacttaactatggttaagtttACAGTTATAGTTACATTACAAAAATTGTAACTTTGAGCATCAagttaaattcatttaaaataacaGTCAATCCTCAAcaacatattaatttattacatAGTCAAATTCAAACCCACTACGTGGGTAAATTTTTAAAGTAGAACAATTCAGTTGTCGTTTTCTCTCGAAACCAATCGATACAAGCACTGGTTAGTGAGCTgaatggatgatcatccattaAGTATTCTGAATATTTTATTAGGAACATTCCATAATCACCACTACATGAAACACAAGTAATCAAAATTAagatggttaaaaaaaatattatataagacATGAAAGTGAAATGTTAAGATGAAAGTTTGGATATTTGTTTACTTACTCATACTCTTATTAAGGAACATTAAGCAACTGTTTAATGTCTCACTATTGATTACCCTTAGGATCACCAATCTCCTCATAATATGATGCAATATGCAAAATACACGGTAACAATTTAGCTAAACATCAATATGCTATAGACAAcatataccaaaaaaaaaaaaaaaagtgatactATTCCATTATAATATCAATATactaataagtaaaaataaatacaataagaaCATTTACAAACTATGTCTTTGAGCCATGAACCATGCCAAACTAGTGACCAAAACCATTCTCGGTTTGCATGCAAGTAATCAATATCAACCATAGACCTTATTGTATTAATATAGCAAAAAACCATAGTCAAGCAAATAATTTGCCAAAAAGAAACTATTACAAGTTTGAAGTAAAGATAATTACCCCTAAAGGGTCAACCACTTATGAAAGGCCTCTATTGCTTCcttgaaaatatattgtaaagGATTAAAGTCAAATGGTGTTTctccctctcttttttttttcttttttttttttcaattcaccAAAAGAAAGCAAAACTTTCTCCAAATGATCATTACACACTTTGTTTTCACCATTAAAGCAAGCATCTCTTATTCTCAATTATGTTTCATTATGTTGAGGGATGAGACCAAAACTTAAACCACTAATCAATTCAAACTCATCTTGACCAAATCTTAATGCTTTTGTGTTTACTAAAAACCACATTTCATCATCCTTCTTTATAAGGCATTGACGAAACAACATGTAGTGCACAATTTGAGCTGAAAATTTAAGTTCTagcataaacaaaaaatatccaAAGCAAGAATTTTTTAACATCTCCAATTGTTCCTTATTgagtttctttttaatattctttattacaATTAGTTGTGATATACATGCAACCTTTGATGAGAAGTGCACTTCTATAGGTATTTTAACTATAAAACATATCAAGGAAGGTATTTTAACTATAAAACATGTTAAGGAAGTAATAgtctataaattaaataaaatcaacttaTAGTAAAgatttaatacaaaattataaatattatacaatAATTGATTAACACATTCTAGTAGttcacaaatttttaaaaacattaactAACAAATCTAATCCTACTCGAACACCATTGCATAACATCcctaaaaagttcaaaaatcctaaaatttcataaattctctaAATATACCATTCGTTATTTTGAAATCAATGCAATAGTTcccaaatttttaaaagcatcaaGTAACGAGCATAGACATAGTCAAACACCATTGTATAATACCATTACGACTTccaaaaaatccctaaaatttcataaattctctaCAAACCTATCCCTAATTAGATGCTACTAcattgaatatatataattcaCTCTAAACacatgattgataataataccaaaaactaaaacaatattaatatgcAATTTATTGTTTTCCAAACACACGATAATAGttctcaaatattttcaatcattaacTAACAAACCTAAATTTATTCACTCCAAGTACATAACTGATAACGGTAGAGaactaaaaaaatcataaatgcaacaattttatattttgaatacaATTCAATATTCCtgaattttaaaaagcatttaaCTAATAAACCTAACTAGACTCAAATACTATTGTATAACatctctaaaaattccaataatttataaaatgtgaaaacttcactcATCAATTTAGCAGAATCACTTCCCTCTTCTATCGGTAATTGGGATTTTTGCTTAGTAACTTTACTTTCTACTACTtcacttttctcttctattcccaattgggatttttgttttttcgcCACAAGTTTAAACCTCTTTCTCTTATCACTCTTCAATGAACTCATTTGCTCCTTCATGcttaaaaatacaatatgaGATAACttgacaaaaatataataagaatttttCCAAGGATTGGGAATGAAACAGAGGATGAGGAGGTGAAATTTTCTAAAGTTTGGTAATGATAGATAAGAAATTTTCTAGGGTTTCTAaaagaaatatgagttttttgttttgtgcaccaaaggaagagaatgaagtagaaaaagaagatgataaatttctttttcagcTTTGAAAGGAAAAGATGTGGAGTCATTTTGAGATGAGGAACTCTATAAATGAAGCAAAAGAAGAGAAGCTACAAGCGTTTACGGGACATAAAAggaggggtatttttgtctcaATTAGGTCATTTATTGTACCATTATAGATGAGTTATTTTCGTAAATATGGAGGTTATTTTGACCCtgtaatcaaataacccaaaaaaaaaaatctattttttaaagtttgaaaatgcTCTGTTaacaaacaaaccctaattctCTCTTTTCAACCGACCAAATGTACCATACTTAACAACGAAGGAACGGAAGGACATTATCGTCATTTAAGACTGTACAACCGCCTCTTACGCGATTTCGCAAAACCACGAGGCAACTGTCCACTTTCCTTTGTGCACAAACCCAGGAATTATTTTCTCGAGAAAGTGAGGGAAAAGGGGATCGAAAAGACAGAGAGATGGGGCTGCTCTCCAACcggtatttttaatttttaactctttttttatccgtttggttgccaagaGCGCATGAAAAAGAATTCGAGAACTTATAGGGATAGCACGTGTAGCGGATTGGAGCTGGAGCTGATGTGCTGCAACATTtcaagttttctttttattccgCAACGTTTCTCGGCAGCCAAACACGAcattaggattttattttatttttccttttaattaccGATGTGGAATATTGATGTATGAATTAATGGATACAGAGTCGATAAAGAGAGCCTCAAGCCTGGCGATCACATCTACTCGTGGAGGACTGCTTACATCTATTCTCATCACGGTTCTCTCTCTAATTTTCTGctttattgaatttttctttttctttttaaaaatttctttggATTCCgttgttttgttgattttgaatgAGTAAATGCAATGTGATGGATTTAGGGTTTTGGTAGGCAGTTCAATACGCCTTTCTGCTTTCAAAGCATTTGCCTTTCTAAATTTAATGGGAAAAGTCTTCAATCATTGTTGCAGAAGTTAAGGGCTAATTTTATTTGCTATTGCAAGTTTGATTTGGTACTATATTTGGATAAAGcaagtctaaattagggttggGTTGGAAATCAAATTTAGGATGCTACTCACTTCTTTATGAGGAGTAATGAGGTAATAGGATTTTTGGTTCGCATGGAAATGCTAATCCATTCTGCAGAATATGCCATGTGTGGAATTCTTTGTTCCTATCCTGGCTTGTTATGAAGGATTTTATTTAGTTGCATATCAATGTAAGAGATCCACTGGATTTTAGGGCACAgctaaataaaaattggaattttttttgtgGCTTCTGCTAGTGTCTCCTCTTAGAAGGACACTAATATTGGGGCGGATTTAGGGAGGAAAGGGAGCTAGTATACTGTGGATTTTAATAACTGCTGTGCTTTTATCTTTAATAGCAGTTTGTCTTTGTCTTTGTCATGTTAAATATATGACAATGCATTTGCTAGGATTCTGATGATATTAGATGGTTTTTCTAAGTAGATTTGTTGGCTATTTCCCTTCTAAAAATGATGCccatgatatgatattttgtggAGCCCACTAAAAAGTAGGCATGACATAGTTATAAAAGGTGCGCTTGAAACACCCCTAGGCCCAAAGCTCAACCACTCCCTAATTATAGCACCTTGTTGGAGAGGCGCGCCTCTtgtctactttttcttttttgaacacttttattcttaaactttttaaccatattttgaaatttatataatttcattatttttttttgttgaatggtTCTTTTAAATGTTGGAAAtcttaaacctttttttttttttttggcttggattggattttaaagcatattttataaaattgatatgcatctTAAGTTGCATTTCACTTCATTCAAGCATGCACCTAGTGTCACATCTAAGTCTAAGCCTTAGGAGACTTTTAAAACTACGGGGTATGATAGTAATTGGAAGTCTGTGatgtttctttcttcctttgcaaTGAAATTGTTGCAATGTGTAACCACTGAGGTATTCTCAGGCATGAGGAACTTGGATAACTGATTTATTGATTTTCTGTTTGATAATTTTCACACACTTGAGTAGCTTATTTACTGTTAATTTTCATAAGAGATCAAAATGCTAGAGTATGGTGACCTTAAAAGACAGCCTACACAAGCTAATTATTTGGATATGTGTTCTATGGCTAGACACCAAGATTGAAATGCCTGATAAACCAGTTGGCGGCAATTCAAATGAATAATCTAAATTCATCTACTGTACTATCAGAAGATAGTTAATATTTTGGTTAAGATATCAATTTGCTACCAGCATTGAAGACAAGATGCATCTATGTGTAGCTTTGTCAGATATTGTGCATTCTATGATATATTTTCTAACAACTTTTGAATGAATACAGGAATATATGTTGGGAATAATGAAGTCATTCACTTCACTAGACATGGTCAAGAAGTAGGCACAGGAACAGTATTGGATCTCCTTCTGGTAAGCTCAGGACCTGCTCGTCGTCATCAAGTGCCATGCCCCACCTGCACTCCACCAGAAGGAGGACATGGGGTTGTTTCCTCATGCCTGAACTGTTTCCTTGCTGGTGGTATCCTGTACCGTTTTGAGTATTCAGTCAGCTCCGCTCTCTTTCTTGCAAAAGCACGTGGTGGAACTTGCACTCTCGCAGTCTCAGATCCAAATGAAATTGTGGTCCATCGAGCAACCTACCTGCTTAACAATGGCTTTGGGTGCTATAATGTCTTCAAGAACAATTGTGAAGACTTCGCCATCTACTGCAAGACTGGCCTCCTTGTTATTGATCAAGGAACTATAGGACGGAGTGGGCAAGCTGTATCTATAATAGGGGGGCCACTCGCAGCTGTTCTATCAACACCTTTGCGACTTGTGACCACCAATATATATGGGATGGCCGCAACTGCAGTTGGGGTTTACTGTGCTAGCCGGTTTGCTGCTGATATTGGGATGAGGAAGGATGTAGCAAAGGTGGAAGTGGAGGACTTGACAAGGAGGCTGGCCACAGGTTTGATCCAGGTGATTGAACCTGGTACTATAATTTTGCCCTCTGGTCCACCACCGGATCATTAGGTGCTCTTCACAGGTTCTTGGGGGGCcgcctaatatatatatataagtaaatttAGGGTTGTTTCTGAATGTGCAATAATGTGGTTGAACTATGGACCCCAACTTGTGTATTGTTTTGAAATCTTTGTTGGTGAGTGGTGCATGTTTGCTGCCTGATCTTTTACTGCGTTATGGTTCATGGATGGATTGGTTAACATGTTATCTATAGTGCCCTGTGCTTTTAGCTCATTTGCTTTATTTCTTCTTGGAGAAATAAATTTGTGATATTTGGTGCAACTGTAAACAATTTTGCTGCTGTCTCAAATGTTTTTGACTTACGATGCGGGGTAGAGATCCTGAAGTGATGCAGTTTCTCATTGCTCCTTTACTAGAAATGTCAGTGAAAATATACATTTTCTTTGGATCGTTTCGTCCCGTCACTCGTAAATGGTATCATCAAGATATCTTTTTACCAATCACTCTTTTTACTATCCTAAGAGATGTTCACATCATTTAAGCGCTCCCACCCCACCACCACATATTGCTAGGCTTTCTGTTAGCCTTTTTGTTGGTTTACAAGAACTCCTCTGGAGTATTGCCTAGAGTAAAACTCCATTTCAGTTATCCCACAAAATTGATCCACACAAGGGTATACCCATGTTACAACTCAATGTTTTCAGCGGATATAAACTACTACATGGGGAAGAgccaaacaaaaataaaaaagggaaacaaagaAAGAACAAGGGTGTCCTCGACTAGAACACACTGGGGTTGCAAGCGCAACTGACATATTGTCTTAACAGAAACTCAAGAAATTAGTTGTCCTCCCGCACCATCCATGAGCCACCATATTCTTGTTGCTGTTGATAATCCTCTTACACAAGCAAAACAGCATTTATACATCCATCATTCTCTGGGTTATTTGTCACTTGTGCGTATTTCCCTACATCCACCAcagaattcaaaaaataaaaattaaaaatgttgcAGATGAAGCAAACACAAAACAATGAAAATGGTACAAAGAGTAAAAAATTTCTTACCCCATACAACTTTCCCAGCTGGTGTGACCAAACCTAGTTCACTCACATTTACCTACCATTAACAGGAGCATCAGCAATGAAGAGACCATCACATTGGAGTTGTAAATTTGTCATCAATTTATCACATCATATTAGAGTCAAAAGAAGAAATATTACCTCAATGATAGTACCCTTGGTCATAACACCAAGGGAGGTATACATTTGGCCAttaggatttttctttactccaattatctcaaggttgaaagtgcATTTGAGTTCAGGGTGTGTCACATGGGCTTTAGTGAATCGCAATCCCGAAGGACGGATGAATCGCTCATACTTGGGGGGTTTTCTTGTAAAAGCTGGTCCCACAAACGTGGCCTTGGTTACCATCCTCTTCCACTGCTTGGCTGCAAAAGACATGCCAGACATAGATTGTTAAGAGGCATTAGGTAAGGGATTGGGTTTGTGACTCAACCTTTTCAGCATATATGCACATGCTCAATCTAAACAATGACGAAAAAATTTTCTTGTCAGCTTATTGAGTATCATCCTTGTTTGAGAAATTATACATAATGCTCAAAAATGAATTCAACTATAACAATCAGATTTCTTTGATTAATAGATACAATATGCACAAGGCATTACCTACaaacccccctccccccctttTTCTTCAAGCCTCAACCACAATTTTAGCAAGATTGAGAGATTCAACATTCTAAgcaaacaaattttcttttatcctaCTCAGTCTGCTCCATACAATTTTAGATTATGATGTTTGTCAGTCAAAACTGGTTTCTCTAAAAAGATTCCCAACATGAATAACTTACTAGCATTTATGTTTGAGACACCATAAATCATGCACTAATATTAAGTCAACTATAAGAGCCCAATTTCAGTGATTAACAGAAACAACATTCACAAAGCTGTGACCCACAAACCACGTATGAGAATCAGGCTCAAccccaatttttgaaaaattgacaGATTCAGTATTTTaagtaaacaaaaattatttcaaattttccatttgctccaaacaaatacaaattattgtGTTTGCCAAATAAAACTGGTTTGACCAAAAAGATGCTATCaggaataatttatttgtaactCAGTATCAGGCATTTaggggaaaaaaatcaaaataaaagtttgtgGCCAGAAGGAGATCAGAAGACTCAAATTTATACAAACTACATAACAGGTAAGAACTTTCAACCACATAAAAGTGACATGGAATTTTAGCATCAGAAGAGCAAAAGCCAAGAAAAGAATAAGTTATAGAATACTTACTTTTCCTTTTACCAGTCCTAAGAACTTTAAACATTTCATCTTCGGCAACAGGCCTGAcctgaaaaaggaaaacaccACCTAGTCATAAAGTTATCTGATCCATCATTGAGTTACAAAATACCAACCACCAAAATAATCCTGTCATGACAAGGAAATGCATAAACATACAACCCAGGATTTTAACCATTAGAACATGTAAGTTTGTcttccaaaattttgaaaaagggaaaagttTAGAAAAAGAGCAGGAAACTCAAATCAGAAATTACTGAAAAGGTTAATGCTGAAATAACAC from Vitis riparia cultivar Riparia Gloire de Montpellier isolate 1030 chromosome 8, EGFV_Vit.rip_1.0, whole genome shotgun sequence includes the following:
- the LOC117920379 gene encoding ribosome biogenesis protein NSA2 homolog isoform X2, which produces MPQGDYIDLHRKRHGYRPDHFERKRKKEAREVHKRSEIAQKALGIKGKMFAKKRYAEKAQMKKTLAMHEESSSRRKVDDDVHDGAVPAYLLDRETTTRAKVLSNTIKQKRKEKAGKWEVPLPKVRPVAEDEMFKVLRTGKRKTKQWKRMVTKATFVGPAFTRKPPKYERFIRPSGLRFTKAHVTHPELKCTFNLEIIGVKKNPNGQMYTSLGVMTKGTIIEVNVSELGLVTPAGKVVWGKYAQVTNNPENDGCINAVLLV
- the LOC117920378 gene encoding uncharacterized protein LOC117920378; translation: MGLLSNRVDKESLKPGDHIYSWRTAYIYSHHGIYVGNNEVIHFTRHGQEVGTGTVLDLLLVSSGPARRHQVPCPTCTPPEGGHGVVSSCLNCFLAGGILYRFEYSVSSALFLAKARGGTCTLAVSDPNEIVVHRATYLLNNGFGCYNVFKNNCEDFAIYCKTGLLVIDQGTIGRSGQAVSIIGGPLAAVLSTPLRLVTTNIYGMAATAVGVYCASRFAADIGMRKDVAKVEVEDLTRRLATGLIQVIEPGTIILPSGPPPDH